A genomic region of Columba livia isolate bColLiv1 breed racing homer chromosome 12, bColLiv1.pat.W.v2, whole genome shotgun sequence contains the following coding sequences:
- the RLIM gene encoding E3 ubiquitin-protein ligase RLIM isoform X1: MESSDSSDKGNIDQSEAQRQSQLDRLDREEAFYQFVNNLSEEEYRLMRDNNLLGTPGEITEEELLRRLHQVKEGPPQQNSDENRVPCRFAGAESAEDVSNGDSIIDWLNSVRQTGNTTRSGQRGNQSWRAVSRTNPNSGDFRFSLEINVNRNNGNTNPETENEPSVEPSGGEDLENSQSDSEIPRSESPSVRQPGSERSTSEELTTEEASPPRGQRRARSRSPEQRRTRARTDRSRSPINPVSETPRRSHHNTSSQTLDHSSVNEAEGSSRTRQHVTLRQHTVGTEVPSENAVLFSTPETRPVPQAAGSSETNGTSETATPGQRPPTIVLDLQVRRVRPGEYRQRDSIANRTRSRSQTPNNTVTYESERGGFRRTFSRSERAGVRTYVSTIRIPIRRILNTGLSETTSVAIQTMLRQIMTGFGELSYFMYSDSDADPSGPTPNQNVDASEPQNGGGGTSSNESTDASSGEVYEGGNDSGSTSGARREGRNTRGSVTFEESGSLPFLSLAQFFLLNEDDDDQPRGLTKEQIDNLAMRNFGESDALKTCSVCITEYTEGNKLRKLPCSHEYHVHCIDRWLSENSTCPICRRAVLASGNRESVV, encoded by the exons ATGGAAAGCTCAGATTCTAGCGATAAAGGAAATATTGATCAATCAGAAGCACAACGTCAGAGTCAACTAGATCGTTTAGATCGAGAAGAAGCTTTCTATCAGTTTGTAAACAACCTGAGTGAAGAGGAATACAGGCTTATGAGAGATAACAATTTGCTAGGAACACCAG GTGAAATTACTGAAGAAGAGTTGCTGAGAAGGCTACACCAAGTTAAAGAAGGTCCGCCACAGCAAAACAGTGATGAGAATAGAG TTCCCTGTCGTTTTGCAGGTGCAGAGTCCGCAGAAGATGTTTCAAATGGAGATTCTATAATAGACTGGCTTAATTCAGTCCGACAGACTGGAAATACAACACGAAGCGGGCAACGAGGAAACCAGTCTTGGAGAGCAGTGAGCAGGACTAACCCAAATAGTGGTGACTTCAGATTCAGTTTGGAAATAAATGTCAATCGTAATAATGGGAACACAAATCCAGAAACTGAGAATGAGCCATCTGTAGAGCCTTCCGGTGGGGAGGATTTGGAAAACAGCCAAAGTGACTCTGAAATTCCAAGGTCTGAATCACCATCTGTAAGGCAGCCTGGATCAGAAAGGAGCACTTCAGAGGAGCTGACAACTGAGGAAGCTTCCCCTCCTAGAGGGCAGAGGAGAGCGAGAAGCAGGAGTCCAGAACAGCGGAGAACACGGGCTAGGACTGATAGAAGTAGGTCACCTATTAATCCAGTGAGTGAGACTCCTCGCAGGTCTCATCACAATACGTCATCTCAAACGCTTGACCACTCCTCAGTGAATGAAGCTGAGGGAAGCTCTAGAACTAGGCAGCATGTGACATTAAGGCAGCACACAGTGGGAACTGAGGTGCCAAGTGAAAATGCAGTTCTGTTTTCAACCCCTGAAACAAGACCTGTTCCTCAAGCGGCAGGTTCTTCAGAAACCAATGGCACCAGTGAGACCGCAACTCCTGGGCAGAGGCCTCCTACCATAGTACTTGATCTTCAGGTGAGAAGAGTTCGGCCAGGAGAATATCGGCAAAGAGACAGCATAGCCAACAGAACACGGTCCAGGTCCCAGACACCCAACAACACTGTCACATACGAAAGTGAACGGGGGGGGTTTAGGCGCACATTTTCACGTTCAGAACGGGCTGGAGTGAGAACTTACGTCAGTACTATTAGGATTCCGATCCGTAGGATCTTAAACACAGGCTTGAGCGAGACTACATCAGTTGCTATTCAGACTATGCTCAGGCAGATTATGACAGGCTTTGGAGAGCTGAGTTACTTTATGTATAGTGATAGTGATGCAGATCCGAGTGGCCCAACTCCAAATCAGAACGTGGATGCTTCTGAGCCCCAGAATGGAGGTGGTGGTACTTCAAGCAATGAAAGTACAGATGCTAGCTCAGGGGAGGTGTACGAAGGTGGTAATGACAGTGGTTCAACATCTGGTGCCAGACGGGAAGGTCGGAATACGAGGGGATCAGTCACGTTTGAAGAAAGTGGTTCTCTGCCATTCCTTAGCCTAGCACAATTTTTCCTACTAAATGAAGATGACGATGACCAACCAAGAGGACTCACCAAAGAACAAATTGACAACCTAGCGATGAGGAATTTTGGTGAGAGCGATGCTCTGAAAACCTGTAGTGTGTGTATCACAGAGTACACGGAAGGCAACAAGCTCCGTAAATTGCCTTGTTCGCATGAGTATCATGTCCACTGCATTGATCGCTGGTTATCAGAAAATTCCACTTGTCCCATTTGTCGCAGAGCAGTCTTAGCTTCTGGTAACAGAGAGAGTGTTGTCTAA
- the RLIM gene encoding E3 ubiquitin-protein ligase RLIM isoform X3 — MLKISGTLPLIKMESSDSSDKGNIDQSEAQRQSQLDRLDREEAFYQFVNNLSEEEYRLMRDNNLLGTPGAESAEDVSNGDSIIDWLNSVRQTGNTTRSGQRGNQSWRAVSRTNPNSGDFRFSLEINVNRNNGNTNPETENEPSVEPSGGEDLENSQSDSEIPRSESPSVRQPGSERSTSEELTTEEASPPRGQRRARSRSPEQRRTRARTDRSRSPINPVSETPRRSHHNTSSQTLDHSSVNEAEGSSRTRQHVTLRQHTVGTEVPSENAVLFSTPETRPVPQAAGSSETNGTSETATPGQRPPTIVLDLQVRRVRPGEYRQRDSIANRTRSRSQTPNNTVTYESERGGFRRTFSRSERAGVRTYVSTIRIPIRRILNTGLSETTSVAIQTMLRQIMTGFGELSYFMYSDSDADPSGPTPNQNVDASEPQNGGGGTSSNESTDASSGEVYEGGNDSGSTSGARREGRNTRGSVTFEESGSLPFLSLAQFFLLNEDDDDQPRGLTKEQIDNLAMRNFGESDALKTCSVCITEYTEGNKLRKLPCSHEYHVHCIDRWLSENSTCPICRRAVLASGNRESVV, encoded by the exons gtACTCTTCCACTCATCAAGATGGAAAGCTCAGATTCTAGCGATAAAGGAAATATTGATCAATCAGAAGCACAACGTCAGAGTCAACTAGATCGTTTAGATCGAGAAGAAGCTTTCTATCAGTTTGTAAACAACCTGAGTGAAGAGGAATACAGGCTTATGAGAGATAACAATTTGCTAGGAACACCAG GTGCAGAGTCCGCAGAAGATGTTTCAAATGGAGATTCTATAATAGACTGGCTTAATTCAGTCCGACAGACTGGAAATACAACACGAAGCGGGCAACGAGGAAACCAGTCTTGGAGAGCAGTGAGCAGGACTAACCCAAATAGTGGTGACTTCAGATTCAGTTTGGAAATAAATGTCAATCGTAATAATGGGAACACAAATCCAGAAACTGAGAATGAGCCATCTGTAGAGCCTTCCGGTGGGGAGGATTTGGAAAACAGCCAAAGTGACTCTGAAATTCCAAGGTCTGAATCACCATCTGTAAGGCAGCCTGGATCAGAAAGGAGCACTTCAGAGGAGCTGACAACTGAGGAAGCTTCCCCTCCTAGAGGGCAGAGGAGAGCGAGAAGCAGGAGTCCAGAACAGCGGAGAACACGGGCTAGGACTGATAGAAGTAGGTCACCTATTAATCCAGTGAGTGAGACTCCTCGCAGGTCTCATCACAATACGTCATCTCAAACGCTTGACCACTCCTCAGTGAATGAAGCTGAGGGAAGCTCTAGAACTAGGCAGCATGTGACATTAAGGCAGCACACAGTGGGAACTGAGGTGCCAAGTGAAAATGCAGTTCTGTTTTCAACCCCTGAAACAAGACCTGTTCCTCAAGCGGCAGGTTCTTCAGAAACCAATGGCACCAGTGAGACCGCAACTCCTGGGCAGAGGCCTCCTACCATAGTACTTGATCTTCAGGTGAGAAGAGTTCGGCCAGGAGAATATCGGCAAAGAGACAGCATAGCCAACAGAACACGGTCCAGGTCCCAGACACCCAACAACACTGTCACATACGAAAGTGAACGGGGGGGGTTTAGGCGCACATTTTCACGTTCAGAACGGGCTGGAGTGAGAACTTACGTCAGTACTATTAGGATTCCGATCCGTAGGATCTTAAACACAGGCTTGAGCGAGACTACATCAGTTGCTATTCAGACTATGCTCAGGCAGATTATGACAGGCTTTGGAGAGCTGAGTTACTTTATGTATAGTGATAGTGATGCAGATCCGAGTGGCCCAACTCCAAATCAGAACGTGGATGCTTCTGAGCCCCAGAATGGAGGTGGTGGTACTTCAAGCAATGAAAGTACAGATGCTAGCTCAGGGGAGGTGTACGAAGGTGGTAATGACAGTGGTTCAACATCTGGTGCCAGACGGGAAGGTCGGAATACGAGGGGATCAGTCACGTTTGAAGAAAGTGGTTCTCTGCCATTCCTTAGCCTAGCACAATTTTTCCTACTAAATGAAGATGACGATGACCAACCAAGAGGACTCACCAAAGAACAAATTGACAACCTAGCGATGAGGAATTTTGGTGAGAGCGATGCTCTGAAAACCTGTAGTGTGTGTATCACAGAGTACACGGAAGGCAACAAGCTCCGTAAATTGCCTTGTTCGCATGAGTATCATGTCCACTGCATTGATCGCTGGTTATCAGAAAATTCCACTTGTCCCATTTGTCGCAGAGCAGTCTTAGCTTCTGGTAACAGAGAGAGTGTTGTCTAA
- the RLIM gene encoding E3 ubiquitin-protein ligase RLIM isoform X4 — translation MESSDSSDKGNIDQSEAQRQSQLDRLDREEAFYQFVNNLSEEEYRLMRDNNLLGTPGAESAEDVSNGDSIIDWLNSVRQTGNTTRSGQRGNQSWRAVSRTNPNSGDFRFSLEINVNRNNGNTNPETENEPSVEPSGGEDLENSQSDSEIPRSESPSVRQPGSERSTSEELTTEEASPPRGQRRARSRSPEQRRTRARTDRSRSPINPVSETPRRSHHNTSSQTLDHSSVNEAEGSSRTRQHVTLRQHTVGTEVPSENAVLFSTPETRPVPQAAGSSETNGTSETATPGQRPPTIVLDLQVRRVRPGEYRQRDSIANRTRSRSQTPNNTVTYESERGGFRRTFSRSERAGVRTYVSTIRIPIRRILNTGLSETTSVAIQTMLRQIMTGFGELSYFMYSDSDADPSGPTPNQNVDASEPQNGGGGTSSNESTDASSGEVYEGGNDSGSTSGARREGRNTRGSVTFEESGSLPFLSLAQFFLLNEDDDDQPRGLTKEQIDNLAMRNFGESDALKTCSVCITEYTEGNKLRKLPCSHEYHVHCIDRWLSENSTCPICRRAVLASGNRESVV, via the exons ATGGAAAGCTCAGATTCTAGCGATAAAGGAAATATTGATCAATCAGAAGCACAACGTCAGAGTCAACTAGATCGTTTAGATCGAGAAGAAGCTTTCTATCAGTTTGTAAACAACCTGAGTGAAGAGGAATACAGGCTTATGAGAGATAACAATTTGCTAGGAACACCAG GTGCAGAGTCCGCAGAAGATGTTTCAAATGGAGATTCTATAATAGACTGGCTTAATTCAGTCCGACAGACTGGAAATACAACACGAAGCGGGCAACGAGGAAACCAGTCTTGGAGAGCAGTGAGCAGGACTAACCCAAATAGTGGTGACTTCAGATTCAGTTTGGAAATAAATGTCAATCGTAATAATGGGAACACAAATCCAGAAACTGAGAATGAGCCATCTGTAGAGCCTTCCGGTGGGGAGGATTTGGAAAACAGCCAAAGTGACTCTGAAATTCCAAGGTCTGAATCACCATCTGTAAGGCAGCCTGGATCAGAAAGGAGCACTTCAGAGGAGCTGACAACTGAGGAAGCTTCCCCTCCTAGAGGGCAGAGGAGAGCGAGAAGCAGGAGTCCAGAACAGCGGAGAACACGGGCTAGGACTGATAGAAGTAGGTCACCTATTAATCCAGTGAGTGAGACTCCTCGCAGGTCTCATCACAATACGTCATCTCAAACGCTTGACCACTCCTCAGTGAATGAAGCTGAGGGAAGCTCTAGAACTAGGCAGCATGTGACATTAAGGCAGCACACAGTGGGAACTGAGGTGCCAAGTGAAAATGCAGTTCTGTTTTCAACCCCTGAAACAAGACCTGTTCCTCAAGCGGCAGGTTCTTCAGAAACCAATGGCACCAGTGAGACCGCAACTCCTGGGCAGAGGCCTCCTACCATAGTACTTGATCTTCAGGTGAGAAGAGTTCGGCCAGGAGAATATCGGCAAAGAGACAGCATAGCCAACAGAACACGGTCCAGGTCCCAGACACCCAACAACACTGTCACATACGAAAGTGAACGGGGGGGGTTTAGGCGCACATTTTCACGTTCAGAACGGGCTGGAGTGAGAACTTACGTCAGTACTATTAGGATTCCGATCCGTAGGATCTTAAACACAGGCTTGAGCGAGACTACATCAGTTGCTATTCAGACTATGCTCAGGCAGATTATGACAGGCTTTGGAGAGCTGAGTTACTTTATGTATAGTGATAGTGATGCAGATCCGAGTGGCCCAACTCCAAATCAGAACGTGGATGCTTCTGAGCCCCAGAATGGAGGTGGTGGTACTTCAAGCAATGAAAGTACAGATGCTAGCTCAGGGGAGGTGTACGAAGGTGGTAATGACAGTGGTTCAACATCTGGTGCCAGACGGGAAGGTCGGAATACGAGGGGATCAGTCACGTTTGAAGAAAGTGGTTCTCTGCCATTCCTTAGCCTAGCACAATTTTTCCTACTAAATGAAGATGACGATGACCAACCAAGAGGACTCACCAAAGAACAAATTGACAACCTAGCGATGAGGAATTTTGGTGAGAGCGATGCTCTGAAAACCTGTAGTGTGTGTATCACAGAGTACACGGAAGGCAACAAGCTCCGTAAATTGCCTTGTTCGCATGAGTATCATGTCCACTGCATTGATCGCTGGTTATCAGAAAATTCCACTTGTCCCATTTGTCGCAGAGCAGTCTTAGCTTCTGGTAACAGAGAGAGTGTTGTCTAA
- the RLIM gene encoding E3 ubiquitin-protein ligase RLIM isoform X2 — MESSDSSDKGNIDQSEAQRQSQLDRLDREEAFYQFVNNLSEEEYRLMRDNNLLGTPGEITEEELLRRLHQVKEGPPQQNSDENRGAESAEDVSNGDSIIDWLNSVRQTGNTTRSGQRGNQSWRAVSRTNPNSGDFRFSLEINVNRNNGNTNPETENEPSVEPSGGEDLENSQSDSEIPRSESPSVRQPGSERSTSEELTTEEASPPRGQRRARSRSPEQRRTRARTDRSRSPINPVSETPRRSHHNTSSQTLDHSSVNEAEGSSRTRQHVTLRQHTVGTEVPSENAVLFSTPETRPVPQAAGSSETNGTSETATPGQRPPTIVLDLQVRRVRPGEYRQRDSIANRTRSRSQTPNNTVTYESERGGFRRTFSRSERAGVRTYVSTIRIPIRRILNTGLSETTSVAIQTMLRQIMTGFGELSYFMYSDSDADPSGPTPNQNVDASEPQNGGGGTSSNESTDASSGEVYEGGNDSGSTSGARREGRNTRGSVTFEESGSLPFLSLAQFFLLNEDDDDQPRGLTKEQIDNLAMRNFGESDALKTCSVCITEYTEGNKLRKLPCSHEYHVHCIDRWLSENSTCPICRRAVLASGNRESVV, encoded by the exons ATGGAAAGCTCAGATTCTAGCGATAAAGGAAATATTGATCAATCAGAAGCACAACGTCAGAGTCAACTAGATCGTTTAGATCGAGAAGAAGCTTTCTATCAGTTTGTAAACAACCTGAGTGAAGAGGAATACAGGCTTATGAGAGATAACAATTTGCTAGGAACACCAG GTGAAATTACTGAAGAAGAGTTGCTGAGAAGGCTACACCAAGTTAAAGAAGGTCCGCCACAGCAAAACAGTGATGAGAATAGAG GTGCAGAGTCCGCAGAAGATGTTTCAAATGGAGATTCTATAATAGACTGGCTTAATTCAGTCCGACAGACTGGAAATACAACACGAAGCGGGCAACGAGGAAACCAGTCTTGGAGAGCAGTGAGCAGGACTAACCCAAATAGTGGTGACTTCAGATTCAGTTTGGAAATAAATGTCAATCGTAATAATGGGAACACAAATCCAGAAACTGAGAATGAGCCATCTGTAGAGCCTTCCGGTGGGGAGGATTTGGAAAACAGCCAAAGTGACTCTGAAATTCCAAGGTCTGAATCACCATCTGTAAGGCAGCCTGGATCAGAAAGGAGCACTTCAGAGGAGCTGACAACTGAGGAAGCTTCCCCTCCTAGAGGGCAGAGGAGAGCGAGAAGCAGGAGTCCAGAACAGCGGAGAACACGGGCTAGGACTGATAGAAGTAGGTCACCTATTAATCCAGTGAGTGAGACTCCTCGCAGGTCTCATCACAATACGTCATCTCAAACGCTTGACCACTCCTCAGTGAATGAAGCTGAGGGAAGCTCTAGAACTAGGCAGCATGTGACATTAAGGCAGCACACAGTGGGAACTGAGGTGCCAAGTGAAAATGCAGTTCTGTTTTCAACCCCTGAAACAAGACCTGTTCCTCAAGCGGCAGGTTCTTCAGAAACCAATGGCACCAGTGAGACCGCAACTCCTGGGCAGAGGCCTCCTACCATAGTACTTGATCTTCAGGTGAGAAGAGTTCGGCCAGGAGAATATCGGCAAAGAGACAGCATAGCCAACAGAACACGGTCCAGGTCCCAGACACCCAACAACACTGTCACATACGAAAGTGAACGGGGGGGGTTTAGGCGCACATTTTCACGTTCAGAACGGGCTGGAGTGAGAACTTACGTCAGTACTATTAGGATTCCGATCCGTAGGATCTTAAACACAGGCTTGAGCGAGACTACATCAGTTGCTATTCAGACTATGCTCAGGCAGATTATGACAGGCTTTGGAGAGCTGAGTTACTTTATGTATAGTGATAGTGATGCAGATCCGAGTGGCCCAACTCCAAATCAGAACGTGGATGCTTCTGAGCCCCAGAATGGAGGTGGTGGTACTTCAAGCAATGAAAGTACAGATGCTAGCTCAGGGGAGGTGTACGAAGGTGGTAATGACAGTGGTTCAACATCTGGTGCCAGACGGGAAGGTCGGAATACGAGGGGATCAGTCACGTTTGAAGAAAGTGGTTCTCTGCCATTCCTTAGCCTAGCACAATTTTTCCTACTAAATGAAGATGACGATGACCAACCAAGAGGACTCACCAAAGAACAAATTGACAACCTAGCGATGAGGAATTTTGGTGAGAGCGATGCTCTGAAAACCTGTAGTGTGTGTATCACAGAGTACACGGAAGGCAACAAGCTCCGTAAATTGCCTTGTTCGCATGAGTATCATGTCCACTGCATTGATCGCTGGTTATCAGAAAATTCCACTTGTCCCATTTGTCGCAGAGCAGTCTTAGCTTCTGGTAACAGAGAGAGTGTTGTCTAA